GGCTGggagtgggtcaaaaccctcaTCTGCCACAGCCACTTTCAACCCacattttgtgggtattgggccttgcaaaattgccattttgagctttaaagctcatctttttttgtgtttttgaaaaagagcatttgaccatacaccaaaataattaggttaatatttataataagatttgatttttcaaaatcatattttattattaatatttcagatttattttcaaaaccccaaattgttgtttaatttctttttagtccttttctccatctataaatagggacactttcttcacattttctatgtaatttttaggtagcaaaactctaccaaattttagtctcatctctcatattttctctctataattttatgagaacgtctagcataataggctaaccttcttgggaaggttaggatgatcctatatgtactatgactttgtttggtatttttgattcactatGTACTTAAAGTTTagatatttgagtgatttattttctttcatctctcattcttcatcttgttatctatatttatgtttactaatagtttatagattttgtcatgcactttctatgtattatcaaattagtgaaaataatctagataatatctttatcattttctccatctcatccatatatatttacttttgctaaaatctatatagaattagtcatgctctttctatgtattttataaatggtaaaagtaatatttgtgttaggttttatgcccaatcttttattgcattattgccaatggtataatgtcatttttagatttctcataagatttatctcatcttttcatggtaaagaataataatcacttgaatatatttttgttaaatatatttgtgcttcaatgttaaatcttccaaatgaatagttgagatgtgaactattcatttgtgtaaattttgtaaatcaaagatccaaataaataagtatgcatattggtgattcttgatccttcctacttgttacctattgttacatcacattttaatttatctttatttctaatatttaaatcttaaaaccaacaaaaatatcacttgttctattttcttcatattatttatctctaacatttatttattgattaacttgtttctttacctccttgtggaatcgatcgcccatctatactacgactaccgctaagtggaagtcacgtttgggcgttaaataAGGAGATACGAAAAGACGTGGGCAGATGTAAAAGGTGCTCAAGTATTTTGACTGCGCAATCCTTAgctgacacgtgtccacacttgagtgtggtaggtggcccGATTTTCGAAaggagcagttcaaaagtttccttctcataggattcgaactaatacttttgagaaggcaaaatgttacacccaaatttcgagaatagaattTTTCATCTTGAAAGTCAGGCTCGCAAATTAGTCAGGAGATCATCATTAATGAGAATCGAGTCTTACAGTCTCGTTCAATATTAAAACGTCGACGTTGTAGGTGGTAAGCTCAGAACCACATGATCTCGAAGGTTCGAGTCAAGCTTGAAGTTACAGTGACATGGGCTCAACACTTGTTTAATTTTCCTGGTCTGTTTGTATTAACATCAGTCAAGAAGGTTCGAGCCTAAATATTACAAGCTCGGAGGTGACAACCTCGATAAAGATACTTAATCAGACTGAGGAAATTCGAGTTGGTAAGCTCGTGATGATTTGTTGATCTCGAAAATATGTAAGTCAAACGTGTGAGATTGATGGCCAAGTGCAGTCGTGGTTACTGTTTACAAATCCCTATATCtaagggatttgttgtaatctgttaATGAATCccgaatatcatgggatttatatgcgtattatatatttatatacatttaattgtatttatttttgagatttgAATCATAACTCCACGAAATGTGAtgggagatattctgtaaaccagtctataaatagattggagaaattcatttgtagggaCACTGAAATTGGCACTGTGAATACTCTGTTAAATTGCTCccaaaaaagctttgagagaattccatagttgaataacatcgactcgtgaactaagtagattttaactgctgaaccaagtaaaaaatcgtgtgttttctctttatttttctgatttgtgtttagtactcttcatttctaagttgacgaaaaacaacgtcaacattgtttttgttttgtatgatattttattttgtaggTTGTTTCTCAGTTATACAAGCAAAATGTGTGGAGTAGATGGTGTCGTTGGATTTGATTCTTTTGCTAGATCTTCCAGATGGATTTTGTGGGTACGTATTGTTTAGCTGTTGTGTCTACTTTTGCTAAGAGAGCTACATTTTACAATGACCTTGAGTCTTTGTTAGATGTTATAACAAGTTTGTTATCCATATTTTTAAGAATCTTCCTAatacataatattatatataacatttaaatttatattaatgtaattattaaatatctaatcttatattatatattattataataataatattttataacatttgaatttaaatttatcttaatataattaatatatagttatttttaattaatttgaaatatatattccattaaatatttagaatttttAACAAAACAAATTGTCGAAACCAAAATAAAATTctttatctacacattttttatataaaatattttttttatactcgtgttgcttattttctttcttccattttttttgtcTTCTTgtaagtattttttttcttttcttaataagtctattcatattttttttctcattttttatctCTTATTACATTTATTTATGCtgcatattatttatatttaataatattataaagttatacaaaatattactAGTTTGtttataaaatttttaataagGTATTTTTAAAATATGCTAATTAACTTTTGAAACTTAATTGCTAGAATTAactattttttatttcttaataaaatAACGAAAAATCTATTCCtttcaaacaaaaaaataaaatttgatacacctaaaattaattagtttttatgtaAAGTATACATGCCatatataaattatatgtaaattgaGTAATCATACTTGCATCcaaatatttcacataatcatttagTATTATTTGTAATGTTTGGATGCATATATCATTACTCTTTAAAATTAATAACATCATCTTCATAATTTCTattcattaaaataatatatatttaaaaaaatcatatttttttatttttacatggGCAAATTAGTAAATATGAGATACATCTATAAAGCCCTATTCTTACTCAAATTCTATTTAAATTTAAGCTTTAGCCGGTTGAATTAgtctccttcttttttttttttgaaagaggtGAATTAGTCTCCTTCAAATGTGGAAAAAAAACGAAAGGATGTTTTATTTAAACCAAATTTGATTTTCAACAGgaaattaaatcaaataattaaattcaatTGACTTTGCATATACtcatttattaaaagaaatttaattGAAACATAGTTACAGGATAACCTTCAACTAAATAAATATAAGATTAGACCTTTTTTTTCTTACAAAATAAGATGACATGTTTAGTAAAATGTAAAAACAAAAATCTCagccaaattaattaaataataatggcATAGGATTAGGGAATGGGAATGTTACTTAGCCTATGAGTTAAGTGAAAGGGAAAAAATGATATGTAAGAACATTTACATATCTATTAAATATATGTTTTCACTAAGAAAATGCATAcgatatttatatattatatatatacatatgtggtgGATGATCTAGCATGTGTGCACCACAAACCAATTATACACCAAAAATAGGGCGGACCCCACAACAATCAACAAGGCGTAAATGGGACCCATTGGTGCAAGTTGCCTTGTCATCATGGTTAATGATCAAAATATACAAAGCTTGATTGattgagcttaggtttatttattttatttttttggctATGCGGCTATGGAGTAATGCATTGCATTTTGACCACATCCTTCGAACTCATTTTTAATGTGAATCTCAAGAATGATCCGACGGTCCAGAATTGAGATGGCCACTTCATTGTAAAAAGACAAATATTAATCCATGTTTATGCTACTCAAGGAGTTTATTTTGCCGACATCTGTGGTTGGAGTTCTAAATTTTGTCACATTGGTATTTccgaatatttattttaatttttaagcaAATGTTTATTATTAATAACATTATTAAGTTTATATGgctttcccaaaaaaaaaaaataaatattaaattttgtttcgtgggatttaaaaaaaaaaaatcttaataggGGTGTTTATGTAATTTCAGTTACATTGAGTAACGAAAATATTATTGGCATATTATcatgtttaaaaagaaaaaaaaagaagaagaagaagaagaagaaacgaCCATTTAATGtaaatgtatataaaatatagAAAGAAAACTTCGGAAGGGTAGTGAGTGTTAAGGTATACTGTTCAGTATTTTTTTTAACGTGTTTGGCAGTGTGGTGCTCTTTAAAAGCATCACTTCTGTTAGTTTCCTTTTTTTGAGATCAACATGATGTCGTTGTTATGGATAATTGAAATAGTTTAGAGAGATATGATGGATAGAGAAAGTtgtagagagagaaagatagtaTTACTATTAGTGTTAGATATGGTGTTTGAAGCTCTGAATTAATCTCTATGACAGTTTCTTTCTTCTCTCAACCTGTTACTGAATGATTTTTGGTAGTGGGTATGCTTTTTTTTTCGTTGTTGCTCTAGGTCAAACCTACTAAAACTTGTTTATAACCTATTTTACTTTCTTCCATTGTTAGCCAAATCTCCTAAGTTTCTTAGATGTAGTTTCTGGCCTAATGAAGACTTTGAGGTTAATTTATTTCTATTTCTATGTATAGAGTGGTTTAATATTTATTTCTATTTCTATGTATAGAGTGGTTTAATATTTCTTTTCATTCCTTCTTTTCATTTCTATGTTAGTACTTTATTTGTCAATGGATATTTTTGTGTCAGATTTGTAGGCTGTGAATCTTGAATATGTTCTTATTCTCACAGATTTGTTATTATGGCTGGCTAGTATGTATGTTagtgtttttgtttaatttattttaatgaagtttttcttttcttttttggatAGAAGAGAAAGAAAATTCTATTGGCTCTATTCGTTTCGAGTCTGCAACTGTTATCTTTCTAAATTCAGTCATTAAATTTCTCTCAATTCTTATTTCCTTGCAGTCCTTGTATAAATGATGGATTTTCCAGAGTCTACAAAGATACTATTCAATAGAATTCAGGAACTAGAACCAGAAAATGTTACAAAGATTATAGGATACCTTCTTTTACAAGACTATGGTGACCAGGAGTTACTATGGTTGGCTTCTGCTCCAGAACATTTGATTCACCAAGTTATATTAAAGGCCAAAACTGAACTCCAACAATTAGCTTCCAAGTCAGCCTCAACACCTATATCACCTTCCATAAACCCAACTTCTGGTTTCTCTCCATTCTCTTCTGCTGCAATTTCAAGGCCTAAATTGTCTTCCAATTTTCAAATGTCCTCTCCTTATTGGGATCCCCAGGTTGTTAAGAAGCAGAACCCAGACTTTTTACAAATGGGGTTTTATGATTCATCCTTGGAACATGAAAACCAATATCAGTTTTTGAGTTTAGAGGATCAGATGGAGCAAATAAATTCTGGATTATCAGGAGTAGGTATTGACAGTTTCTACCCAGATGCTGGAATTGGAGGTTTGAATGGTAGAACAAGTAGGAGACTCTCGAGTCTTTGTGAGATTCCAGTTAAGACTTGTCACTATTATAACAAGGGATTTTGTAAACATGGAAGTAGCTGTAGGTATTCTCACGGACAAGTGATTCCTGAAAGCTTTTCTCAGGCCTATGATTCTGCTAATGAAGACCATCTTTTCTCACCTGGCTCACTTGAGAAGTTGGAGTTGGAAATAATAGAGCTTCTTAAGTCAAGAAGAGGTAATCCTGTTTCTATTGCTTCTCTACCGGCGATGTACTATGAGAAATATGGAAAATACTTACAGGCTGATGGCTACCTCACAGAGAGCCAGAGGCATGGAAAAGCTGGTTATAGTTTAACAAAGCTTCTGGCTCGATTGAAAAACAGTATTAGGCTTATTGACAGGTAAAAATCTTTGTCTTTGGCTTGAATTTTATAGCTGACTATGATATGAGTGCTTAAATATTTCACTCTTGTCCTTGATTAGCAGGCCTCATGGACAGCATGCATTAATTTTGGCTGAAGACTCTGCTATGTACATGGATCACCGAAATGAAAAGACGGATCCAGGTCCAATTGTTAGCGGGTCAAGGCAGATATATCTAACATTTCCAGCTGAGAGcacttttactgaagaagatgtcTCAATCTACTTTAAGTAAGCTTACTTTGTTTCAATTTTATGATAGAGGCTTGTAATTTCATTGTCTAGAACTTGTCACCGTTCTTTTGATACGCTAACCTTATTGTTTTTTCCCTTCTGTAGTTCCTTTGGGCCTGTTGAAGATGTAAGGATTCCCTGCCAACAGAGAAG
The Humulus lupulus chromosome 6, drHumLupu1.1, whole genome shotgun sequence DNA segment above includes these coding regions:
- the LOC133782384 gene encoding zinc finger CCCH domain-containing protein 18-like isoform X1, coding for MMDFPESTKILFNRIQELEPENVTKIIGYLLLQDYGDQELLWLASAPEHLIHQVILKAKTELQQLASKSASTPISPSINPTSGFSPFSSAAISRPKLSSNFQMSSPYWDPQVVKKQNPDFLQMGFYDSSLEHENQYQFLSLEDQMEQINSGLSGVGIDSFYPDAGIGGLNGRTSRRLSSLCEIPVKTCHYYNKGFCKHGSSCRYSHGQVIPESFSQAYDSANEDHLFSPGSLEKLELEIIELLKSRRGNPVSIASLPAMYYEKYGKYLQADGYLTESQRHGKAGYSLTKLLARLKNSIRLIDSRPHGQHALILAEDSAMYMDHRNEKTDPGPIVSGSRQIYLTFPAESTFTEEDVSIYFNSFGPVEDVRIPCQQRRMFGFVTFASADTVRVILAKGNPHFVCGARVLVKPYREKSKLVDRKYSDRTEAPAYYSSHYSDLDSEFQSIARGFENSRMIRKQLMEQERALELETVRLREKPMNDQSYFGYSMDDRKLSEAGAEGQFNLPSSEQFTYLFDVFNCGSTSDDKFKHTDTNADQEGQALNLPDSPFASSRANGISTVI
- the LOC133782384 gene encoding zinc finger CCCH domain-containing protein 18-like isoform X2 codes for the protein MMDFPESTKILFNRIQELEPENVTKIIGYLLLQDYGDQELLWLASAPEHLIHQVILKAKTELQQLASKSASTPISPSINPTSGFSPFSSAAISRPKLSSNFQMSSPYWDPQVVKKQNPDFLQMGFYDSSLEHENQYQFLSLEDQMEQINSGLSGVGIDSFYPDAGIGGLNGRTSRRLSSLCEIPVKTCHYYNKGFCKHGSSCRYSHGQVIPESFSQAYDSANEDHLFSPGSLEKLELEIIELLKSRRGNPVSIASLPAMYYEKYGKYLQADGYLTESQRHGKAGYSLTKLLARLKNSIRLIDRPHGQHALILAEDSAMYMDHRNEKTDPGPIVSGSRQIYLTFPAESTFTEEDVSIYFNSFGPVEDVRIPCQQRRMFGFVTFASADTVRVILAKGNPHFVCGARVLVKPYREKSKLVDRKYSDRTEAPAYYSSHYSDLDSEFQSIARGFENSRMIRKQLMEQERALELETVRLREKPMNDQSYFGYSMDDRKLSEAGAEGQFNLPSSEQFTYLFDVFNCGSTSDDKFKHTDTNADQEGQALNLPDSPFASSRANGISTVI
- the LOC133782384 gene encoding zinc finger CCCH domain-containing protein 18-like isoform X3 — its product is MMDFPESTKILFNRIQELEPENVTKIIGYLLLQDYGDQELLWLASAPEHLIHQVILKAKTELQQLASKSASTPISPSINPTSGFSPFSSAAISRPKLSSNFQMSSPYWDPQVVKKQNPDFLQMGFYDSSLEHENQYQFLSLEDQMEQINSGLSGVGIDSFYPDAGIGGLNGRTSRRLSSLCEIPVKTCHYYNKGFCKHGSSCRYSHGQVIPESFSQAYDSANEDHLFSPGSLEKLELEIIELLKSRRGNPVSIASLPAMYYEKYGKYLQADGYLTESQRHGKAGYSLTKLLARLKNSIRLIDSRPHGQHALILAEDSAMYMDHRNEKTDPGPIVSGSRQIYLTFPAESTFTEEDVSIYFNSFGPVEDVRIPCQQRRMFGFVTFASADTVRVILAKGNPHFVCGARVLVKPYREKSKLVDRKYSDRTEAPAYYSSHYSDLDSEFQSIARGFENSRMIRKQLMEQERALELETVRLREKPMNDQSYFGYSMDDRKLSEGAEGQFNLPSSEQFTYLFDVFNCGSTSDDKFKHTDTNADQEGQALNLPDSPFASSRANGISTVI